One Pontibacillus yanchengensis DNA window includes the following coding sequences:
- the sspO gene encoding small acid-soluble spore protein O produces MNSKRKANHAKSGMNAAKAQGNGAGYNEEIPQQPLKPEERMNNKKRKKNQ; encoded by the coding sequence ATGAATAGTAAGCGAAAAGCAAATCATGCAAAATCAGGTATGAACGCTGCAAAAGCCCAAGGGAACGGAGCAGGATATAATGAAGAAATTCCCCAACAACCTCTAAAACCAGAGGAACGTATGAACAACAAAAAACGCAAAAAAAACCAATAA
- a CDS encoding small acid-soluble spore protein P has protein sequence MSGKPKGPKQQERVQLPKSPKQPYGEPMSGNHKVKNNNHTRQKNHSSHDM, from the coding sequence ATGTCTGGAAAACCAAAAGGTCCAAAACAACAAGAGCGTGTTCAATTACCCAAAAGCCCAAAACAACCCTACGGAGAACCTATGAGTGGGAACCATAAAGTAAAAAACAATAACCATACCCGTCAAAAAAACCACTCTTCACATGATATGTAA
- a CDS encoding ATP-binding protein, translating into MNNHSRQPINDNYTHNHKDHASKKSYVSLSDLPSSYLNWIEENGFDVICVCDKQGKFQYLSSSVKRLLGFDSSDLISENALDYFSPQDQEKLKQTFWSNPTIPTTIDLQVKQKSGKYIWVETIVSLQEGDAGEEEILALMKDISDKKEAEEMMIRSEKMSVAGQLAAGIAHEIRNPLTSLKGFLQLLQVGSEDEDGYYTIMNEEIEKIETITSELLFISKPMTNERKSEPLLSMIKDVCTLLQSQAKLHHIDLVLQCEEEFMVSCDRSQIKQVFINLIKNAVEVMENGGKITISTYTKEQFVFIDIIDEGPGVPKHLINKIKEPFFTTKKNGTGLGLMITHQILEKHNGKLEVHDHNPNGSIFRVLLPVEKV; encoded by the coding sequence ATGAATAATCATTCTCGACAACCAATAAATGATAACTATACTCATAATCATAAAGATCATGCATCAAAAAAAAGTTACGTTTCACTGTCTGATTTACCTAGCTCCTACCTAAATTGGATAGAGGAAAACGGATTTGATGTCATTTGTGTATGTGACAAACAAGGGAAATTTCAATATCTATCCTCTTCCGTTAAACGGCTCTTAGGATTTGACTCATCCGATCTTATTAGTGAAAACGCACTTGATTATTTTTCACCTCAAGATCAAGAGAAACTCAAGCAAACATTCTGGTCAAATCCAACCATACCTACAACTATTGATTTGCAAGTAAAACAAAAAAGTGGAAAGTACATATGGGTAGAGACGATTGTGTCATTACAAGAAGGGGATGCGGGAGAAGAGGAAATTCTCGCATTGATGAAAGATATATCAGATAAAAAAGAAGCTGAAGAAATGATGATTCGTTCAGAAAAAATGTCCGTCGCCGGTCAATTAGCAGCTGGTATCGCGCATGAAATTCGTAATCCGCTAACTTCTTTAAAGGGATTCCTTCAGCTACTTCAGGTTGGATCTGAGGATGAAGATGGGTATTATACGATTATGAACGAAGAAATCGAAAAGATTGAGACGATTACATCAGAGCTATTATTCATATCAAAACCAATGACTAATGAACGTAAAAGCGAGCCACTTCTTTCAATGATTAAAGATGTGTGTACGTTGCTACAATCTCAAGCAAAACTTCATCATATCGATCTTGTTCTTCAATGTGAGGAAGAATTTATGGTTTCTTGTGATAGATCTCAAATTAAACAAGTTTTTATTAATTTAATAAAGAATGCAGTTGAAGTCATGGAGAATGGCGGAAAAATTACAATTTCAACCTACACAAAAGAACAATTCGTATTTATAGATATTATAGATGAAGGTCCTGGAGTTCCAAAACATTTGATTAACAAAATAAAAGAACCGTTTTTCACAACGAAAAAAAACGGTACAGGGTTAGGGTTAATGATTACACATCAAATACTAGAGAAGCATAATGGAAAATTAGAGGTACATGACCATAATCCAAATGGCAGTATCTTTCGTGTGCTTTTGCCAGTTGAAAAAGTATAA
- a CDS encoding DUF2621 domain-containing protein has translation MNTVFAIFIVLWTCTMVGLLAIGGYFMFRKFLKRLPKDDGKSIIDWEEHYINETLHMWGEEQRAFLEELVTPVPELFRDVARQKIAGRISQVAIEKNKNAITQEVIIEGYILATPKRDHKFLKQTLDEKNIDVQPYLPLFEK, from the coding sequence TTGAATACCGTATTTGCCATATTTATTGTACTTTGGACCTGTACGATGGTTGGACTGTTAGCAATAGGCGGTTATTTTATGTTCCGTAAATTTCTTAAGCGATTGCCAAAAGATGATGGTAAGTCCATTATTGATTGGGAGGAACATTACATTAATGAAACCCTACATATGTGGGGAGAAGAACAAAGAGCATTTTTGGAAGAGCTTGTGACACCAGTTCCTGAACTTTTCAGAGATGTTGCCAGACAAAAGATTGCTGGCCGAATCTCACAGGTTGCTATTGAAAAGAACAAAAATGCCATAACCCAAGAAGTGATTATTGAAGGGTATATCCTAGCAACACCTAAACGAGATCACAAATTTCTTAAACAGACGTTAGATGAAAAAAATATAGATGTTCAACCTTATCTACCACTATTCGAAAAATAA
- a CDS encoding CcdC family protein, which yields MWVVASTVVAAIMATMMIFIRMRAAKKPASIKKIILPPIFMSTGALMFLFEPFQVHGTQVLEAMSVGVLFSIFLIKTSKFEVRKQDIYLKPSKAFVFILIGLLILRIILKLIIGQTVSVGETSGMFFLLAFGMIVSWRIAMLVKYVRLEKEVKRSESMQDIAAQK from the coding sequence ATGTGGGTTGTAGCTAGTACAGTTGTTGCGGCAATTATGGCAACAATGATGATTTTTATTCGAATGCGAGCAGCCAAAAAACCTGCCTCCATAAAAAAAATTATATTGCCCCCTATCTTTATGAGTACAGGAGCTCTGATGTTCTTATTTGAACCCTTTCAAGTGCATGGCACACAGGTTTTGGAAGCTATGTCAGTAGGCGTATTATTTTCCATTTTCTTAATCAAGACATCTAAATTTGAAGTGCGAAAACAAGATATCTATTTAAAACCTTCAAAAGCATTTGTGTTTATATTAATAGGCCTCTTAATCTTACGTATTATATTAAAACTTATTATTGGACAAACGGTCTCTGTAGGAGAGACTAGTGGCATGTTTTTCTTATTAGCGTTTGGTATGATTGTGTCCTGGCGAATTGCCATGCTCGTTAAATATGTACGTCTTGAAAAAGAGGTTAAACGCTCTGAAAGTATGCAAGATATTGCGGCACAAAAATAA
- a CDS encoding response regulator, whose protein sequence is MARILIVDDAKFMRLTLSNILQKGGHELVGEAENGQQAVEMFEGEQPELVTMDITMPELNGLDALKKILSNNPKAKIVMCSAMGQQKMVVEAIEAGAKDFIVKPFDESRVLEAINRVLG, encoded by the coding sequence TTGGCTAGAATCTTAATCGTAGATGATGCTAAATTTATGAGATTGACTTTGTCTAACATCTTGCAAAAAGGTGGTCATGAGTTGGTTGGTGAAGCTGAAAATGGTCAACAAGCTGTTGAGATGTTTGAAGGCGAACAACCTGAGTTAGTTACCATGGACATTACAATGCCAGAACTTAATGGATTAGATGCATTGAAGAAAATTCTTTCTAATAATCCTAAGGCTAAAATTGTAATGTGCTCTGCAATGGGGCAACAAAAAATGGTTGTAGAAGCGATTGAAGCAGGGGCTAAAGACTTTATCGTAAAGCCATTTGATGAAAGTAGAGTGTTAGAAGCAATTAATCGTGTACTAGGCTAA
- a CDS encoding Na(+)/H(+) antiporter subunit B — MRTNDLILRTTTILIAFILLAFSIYLFIAGHNAPGGGFIGGLMTAAAVVLMYMTYGFDSVKKIIPINFRYLIPIGLLTAVLTGMGSFVYGEPFLSQTFAHFSHIPILGEVELATALLFDLGVYLTVVGITLTIILSIANDQ, encoded by the coding sequence ATGAGGACGAATGACTTAATTTTACGAACCACGACGATACTAATTGCCTTTATACTATTGGCATTTTCTATTTACTTATTTATAGCTGGCCATAATGCTCCAGGCGGAGGATTTATTGGAGGGCTAATGACTGCTGCTGCAGTAGTTTTAATGTATATGACATATGGATTCGATTCTGTGAAAAAAATCATACCTATTAATTTTCGTTACCTAATTCCGATAGGATTGTTAACGGCTGTACTTACGGGTATGGGTTCATTCGTGTATGGTGAACCATTTCTGAGTCAAACCTTTGCGCATTTTTCACATATTCCTATTCTTGGAGAAGTAGAGCTAGCGACAGCTTTGTTATTTGATCTAGGCGTGTACTTAACAGTTGTGGGGATTACATTAACCATTATATTATCTATTGCAAACGATCAATAA
- a CDS encoding cytochrome c biogenesis protein CcdA: protein MSDLNIFLAFGAGFLSFISPCVLPLYPAFLSYITGMSVNELKSENAMLNRRSVLHTIFFLLGFSSIFIVLGYSTSFLGEFLYQYQDFIRQIGAILIVFFGFVIIGVFNFEFLMKDRKIHFKNRPGGYLGSLVIGMAFSMGWTPCTGPILGSVLALAASNPGNSVIYMVAYSLGFSVPFLLLSFFIGQINWIKQNSAKLVKIGGYVMIFMGVFLFFDLMTKLTSYLAGLFGFSGF from the coding sequence GTGTCAGATTTAAATATATTTCTAGCGTTTGGAGCAGGTTTCTTATCGTTTATTTCTCCTTGTGTATTACCGCTTTATCCAGCATTTCTTTCTTATATTACTGGAATGAGTGTAAATGAATTAAAATCCGAGAATGCTATGCTTAATAGAAGAAGTGTGCTACATACTATTTTCTTCTTACTTGGTTTTTCAAGCATTTTTATTGTTTTAGGTTATTCGACGAGTTTCTTGGGAGAGTTTCTTTATCAATACCAGGATTTCATACGTCAGATAGGAGCAATTTTAATTGTATTCTTCGGATTTGTTATTATTGGAGTCTTTAATTTTGAATTTCTAATGAAGGATCGAAAAATTCATTTTAAAAATAGACCAGGTGGCTATTTAGGTTCTCTTGTAATTGGTATGGCATTTTCAATGGGATGGACTCCTTGTACAGGTCCAATCCTTGGTTCTGTTTTAGCATTAGCTGCTTCAAATCCTGGTAATAGCGTTATTTATATGGTTGCCTATTCATTAGGGTTTTCTGTACCATTTCTACTACTGTCCTTCTTCATTGGACAAATTAACTGGATTAAGCAAAACAGTGCTAAACTAGTCAAAATCGGCGGTTATGTTATGATTTTTATGGGTGTTTTCTTATTTTTTGATTTAATGACAAAGCTTACCTCATACCTTGCAGGACTATTTGGGTTTAGTGGTTTTTAA
- a CDS encoding YneF family protein, giving the protein MGTIWVIVIALITLLAGVALGFFIARKYMMNYLKKNPPINEQMLRTLMMQMGQKPSQKKINQMMRAMNNQQQQK; this is encoded by the coding sequence ATGGGTACCATTTGGGTTATTGTTATCGCCCTTATAACACTTCTAGCAGGCGTCGCGCTAGGGTTTTTTATTGCTAGAAAGTACATGATGAACTATTTAAAGAAGAACCCACCAATTAATGAACAAATGCTACGTACGTTAATGATGCAGATGGGACAGAAGCCATCGCAGAAGAAAATTAATCAGATGATGCGAGCCATGAATAATCAACAGCAACAAAAATAA
- the sirA gene encoding sporulation inhibitor of replication protein SirA, translated as MREYTIYWVKDEFSYHYFHKTGVLFQFLQEWRHNQGSSIYQLQFSEVIKPLPLDLLIQHIATKLRKPVELSFEENEASFYIQHQGKSVRLTQKNDREVCFYAENLHQAEEVLFDTLRSIHPSFFIIDTAYSHYGWVAPIKKEAIL; from the coding sequence ATGCGTGAATATACGATTTATTGGGTAAAAGATGAATTTTCGTATCATTATTTCCATAAAACAGGTGTTCTTTTTCAGTTTTTGCAAGAATGGAGACATAATCAAGGAAGCTCTATTTATCAACTTCAATTTAGTGAAGTTATCAAACCGTTACCTTTAGATCTGCTTATTCAACATATCGCAACAAAATTACGAAAGCCTGTGGAGTTATCTTTTGAAGAGAATGAAGCCTCATTTTATATACAACATCAAGGCAAATCAGTTCGATTAACACAAAAAAATGATCGTGAAGTATGTTTCTACGCAGAAAATTTACATCAGGCAGAAGAAGTTTTGTTTGATACACTCAGGTCCATACACCCGTCTTTTTTTATCATCGATACAGCGTACAGTCATTATGGATGGGTAGCGCCTATTAAAAAAGAAGCTATTCTTTAG
- the tkt gene encoding transketolase, with product MSEQIEQQSINTIRTLSIDAVEKAGSGHPGMPMGAAPMAYTLWTEFMQHNPKHSSWFNRDRFVLSAGHGSMLLYSLLHLSGYNVTMDDLKEFRQWGSKTPGHPEFKHTDGVEATTGPLGQGIAMSVGMAMAETHLAAKYNKENYPIVDHYTYAICGDGDLMEGVSQEAASLAGHLGLGKLVVLYDSNDISLDGDLHRSFSEDVEKKFEAYGWQVLRVEDGTDIATIRQALQKAKENTTQPTMIEVKTVIGYGSPNKSGKADSHGAPLGEEEVQAAKEHYNWEHELFHVPADVYQDFETKVRTQGEEAERNWNELLSQYKEAYPELGAEFELAIHDELPEGWEDKLPSFTPGEDKVATRAASGEMINALSKEVPYFFGGSADLAGSNKTTVKEEDDFSRNNYAGRNIWFGVREFAMACALNGMALHGGLKVYGGTFFVFSDYMRPAIRLSALMGAPVTYVFTHDSIAVGEDGPTHEPIEQLPSLRAMPNLSVIRPADGNETRAAWRLALESNEQANALVLTRQGLPTLKGTSYEGVKKGAYTISPAQKDQADALLLATGSEVQLAVRAQETLREKGIDTSVVSMPSWDRFNVQDKAYKEEVLPSSVKKRLALEMASPLGWERYVGDEGDVLGIDGFGASAPGNTVMEQYGFTVENVVQKVENLLK from the coding sequence ATGTCAGAACAAATCGAACAACAATCAATTAACACCATCCGCACATTATCCATTGATGCGGTAGAAAAAGCAGGATCAGGACACCCAGGAATGCCTATGGGGGCAGCTCCAATGGCGTACACGCTTTGGACAGAGTTCATGCAACACAATCCTAAGCACTCATCATGGTTTAACCGTGATCGCTTTGTATTATCAGCAGGACACGGGTCCATGTTGCTATATAGCCTACTACATTTATCAGGGTATAACGTTACGATGGATGACTTAAAAGAATTCCGTCAATGGGGATCTAAAACTCCAGGTCATCCTGAGTTTAAACACACAGACGGAGTGGAAGCTACAACAGGACCACTTGGTCAGGGAATCGCTATGTCTGTTGGAATGGCTATGGCTGAAACGCATTTAGCAGCTAAATACAACAAAGAAAACTATCCAATCGTTGATCATTATACGTACGCAATTTGCGGCGATGGTGATTTAATGGAAGGTGTCTCTCAAGAAGCAGCTTCTCTAGCTGGCCACCTAGGATTAGGAAAACTAGTCGTTCTATACGATTCTAATGATATTTCACTTGATGGCGATCTTCACCGTTCATTCTCAGAAGATGTAGAGAAAAAATTTGAAGCATATGGATGGCAAGTCCTTCGTGTAGAAGATGGCACAGATATTGCAACCATTCGTCAGGCTCTTCAAAAAGCTAAAGAAAATACAACACAACCTACTATGATTGAAGTAAAAACAGTCATTGGGTATGGTTCTCCTAATAAATCAGGGAAAGCTGATTCTCACGGTGCTCCACTAGGTGAGGAAGAAGTACAGGCAGCCAAAGAACATTACAATTGGGAACATGAGCTTTTCCATGTACCAGCTGATGTGTATCAAGATTTCGAAACGAAAGTACGTACGCAAGGGGAAGAAGCAGAACGTAATTGGAACGAATTGCTATCCCAATACAAAGAAGCATATCCAGAATTAGGTGCTGAATTTGAACTAGCTATTCATGATGAACTTCCTGAAGGTTGGGAGGATAAACTTCCTAGCTTCACTCCAGGTGAAGATAAAGTGGCTACAAGAGCTGCGTCAGGTGAAATGATTAATGCTCTATCAAAAGAAGTTCCTTATTTCTTTGGCGGAAGTGCTGACCTTGCCGGATCTAACAAAACGACTGTGAAAGAAGAGGACGACTTTTCTCGCAATAATTATGCAGGTCGTAACATTTGGTTTGGTGTGCGCGAATTTGCTATGGCTTGTGCCTTAAATGGAATGGCTCTGCACGGTGGATTAAAAGTATATGGCGGTACATTCTTTGTATTTAGTGACTATATGCGTCCAGCCATTCGTCTGTCCGCTCTAATGGGAGCACCAGTTACGTATGTTTTCACCCATGACTCTATTGCAGTAGGTGAAGATGGTCCAACTCATGAACCAATTGAACAATTACCGTCATTACGAGCGATGCCTAACCTTTCAGTTATTCGTCCAGCAGACGGAAATGAAACAAGGGCTGCTTGGCGCCTAGCGCTTGAATCCAATGAACAAGCAAATGCTCTTGTGCTAACACGTCAAGGCCTCCCAACACTTAAAGGTACTAGCTATGAAGGTGTTAAGAAAGGTGCTTATACGATTAGTCCTGCACAAAAAGACCAAGCTGATGCACTTCTACTCGCAACTGGTTCAGAAGTACAATTAGCTGTGCGTGCTCAAGAAACATTACGTGAAAAAGGAATCGATACTAGCGTAGTAAGCATGCCTTCTTGGGATCGCTTTAACGTTCAAGATAAAGCATATAAAGAAGAAGTACTACCAAGCTCAGTGAAGAAGCGTCTTGCTCTTGAAATGGCTTCCCCATTAGGTTGGGAGCGTTATGTAGGTGATGAGGGCGATGTTCTTGGAATAGATGGCTTTGGTGCTTCTGCCCCAGGCAATACAGTAATGGAACAATATGGATTTACAGTAGAGAATGTTGTACAAAAAGTAGAAAACCTATTAAAGTAA